In one window of Streptomyces griseus subsp. griseus DNA:
- the eat gene encoding ethanolamine permease, which produces MAQGTETPAGPPDSTGPGAPGSAAYLNRRTLRRGSAGWLLLTGLGVAYVVSGDFSGWNIGLSKGGFGGLAVAMVLMGVMYACLVFALAELSAILPTAGGGYGFARRALGTWGGFLTGTAILIEYILAPAAISLFIGDYVESLGLFGLTSGWPVYLACFAIFISIHLWGVGEALRFSLVVTAIAVAALLIFAVGAFTEFDAGRLNDIPADPTAFGSNSWLPYGLLGIWAAFPFGMWFFLGVEGVPLAAEEAKDPVRSMPKALAISLAVLVFLALITFVSATGAQGADAIKEAGNPLVVALQGSGEPTVLSRFVNYAGLAGLVASFFSLIFAGSRQLFALSRAGYLPRFLSLTNRRKSPYLGLLIPGVIGFTLAAWSGNGGRMLNVAVFGATISYALMALSHIVLRRREPDLPRPYRTPGGARTSGVAFVLACSALVATFLVDRDAAFIALGVYAVALAYFAFYSRHRLVAAAPEEEFAALAAAEAELRRE; this is translated from the coding sequence ATGGCTCAGGGAACCGAAACACCCGCCGGACCACCCGATTCCACGGGCCCGGGGGCGCCCGGCTCGGCCGCGTACCTGAACCGCCGGACCCTGAGGCGAGGCAGCGCCGGCTGGCTGCTGCTGACCGGACTCGGCGTCGCCTACGTCGTCTCCGGCGACTTCTCGGGCTGGAACATCGGCCTCTCCAAGGGCGGCTTCGGCGGACTCGCCGTGGCCATGGTCCTGATGGGCGTCATGTACGCCTGTCTGGTCTTCGCCCTGGCCGAACTCTCCGCCATCCTGCCGACCGCGGGCGGTGGTTACGGCTTCGCCCGGCGCGCGCTCGGCACCTGGGGCGGCTTCCTCACCGGCACGGCCATCCTCATCGAGTACATCCTCGCCCCCGCCGCCATCTCCCTCTTCATCGGCGACTACGTGGAATCGCTCGGCCTGTTCGGGCTGACCTCCGGCTGGCCGGTCTACCTCGCCTGCTTCGCGATCTTCATCTCCATCCACCTCTGGGGCGTCGGCGAGGCGCTCCGGTTCAGCCTGGTCGTCACCGCCATCGCGGTCGCCGCCCTGCTGATCTTCGCCGTCGGCGCGTTCACCGAGTTCGACGCGGGCCGCCTCAACGACATCCCGGCCGACCCCACCGCCTTCGGCTCCAACTCCTGGCTGCCGTACGGGCTCCTCGGCATCTGGGCGGCGTTCCCGTTCGGGATGTGGTTCTTCCTCGGGGTGGAGGGCGTACCGCTCGCCGCCGAGGAGGCCAAGGACCCCGTCCGCTCGATGCCGAAGGCCCTGGCCATCTCGCTCGCCGTGCTGGTCTTCCTGGCGCTCATCACCTTCGTCTCCGCCACGGGGGCCCAGGGCGCCGACGCCATCAAGGAGGCGGGGAACCCGCTCGTGGTCGCCCTGCAGGGCAGCGGCGAGCCGACCGTCCTGAGCCGGTTCGTCAACTACGCGGGCCTGGCGGGCCTGGTCGCCTCGTTCTTCTCGCTCATCTTCGCCGGCTCCCGTCAGCTCTTCGCCCTCTCCCGGGCCGGCTACCTGCCGCGCTTCCTCTCCCTCACCAACCGCCGCAAGTCCCCCTACCTCGGACTGCTGATCCCCGGCGTCATCGGCTTCACCCTGGCCGCCTGGAGCGGCAACGGCGGCCGGATGCTCAACGTCGCCGTCTTCGGGGCCACCATCAGCTACGCCCTGATGGCCCTCTCCCACATCGTGCTGCGCCGCCGCGAGCCCGACCTGCCCCGCCCCTACCGCACCCCCGGCGGCGCGCGCACCTCGGGTGTCGCCTTCGTTCTGGCATGCTCGGCGCTGGTGGCGACCTTCCTGGTGGACCGGGACGCGGCGTTCATCGCGCTCGGTGTCTACGCGGTGGCGCTCGCCTACTTCGCCTTCTACAGCCGCCACCGGCTGGTGGCGGCGGCCCCGGAGGAGGAGTTCGCCGCACTGGCGGCGGCGGAGGCCGAACTCAGGCGCGAGTGA
- a CDS encoding BlaI/MecI/CopY family transcriptional regulator — MDTEGAGDERETPARRRGQGELEAQVLSVLGGATEPVTAAWVLQRLGSGLSYSTVITILTRLHAKQAVTRSGPGRPVLWQPVANEAGLAALRMRRLLDKQSDRDAVLSSFVSVLSADDEELLRSLLAESGPGGDHGGSGSGPGGPGSGPGGPGAAPTDRPGG; from the coding sequence GTGGACACCGAAGGAGCCGGTGACGAACGGGAAACGCCCGCCCGCAGGCGGGGCCAGGGCGAGCTGGAGGCCCAGGTGCTGTCCGTGCTGGGCGGGGCGACCGAACCGGTGACCGCCGCCTGGGTGCTGCAACGGCTCGGCAGCGGCCTCTCGTACAGCACCGTCATCACCATCCTCACCCGGCTGCACGCCAAGCAGGCGGTCACCCGGAGCGGGCCGGGGCGCCCCGTGCTGTGGCAGCCCGTGGCGAACGAGGCCGGCCTCGCCGCGCTGCGGATGCGCCGCCTCCTCGACAAGCAGAGCGACCGGGACGCGGTGCTCTCCAGCTTCGTCTCCGTCCTCTCGGCGGACGACGAGGAGCTGCTGCGCTCGCTGCTCGCGGAGAGCGGCCCTGGAGGCGATCACGGCGGCTCCGGGAGCGGCCCCGGCGGTCCCGGGAGCGGCCCCGGCGGACCGGGCGCCGCGCCGACGGACCGGCCGGGGGGCTGA
- a CDS encoding geranylgeranyl reductase family protein, producing the protein MVVVGAGPAGSSAAYHLARAGVDVVLLEKARFPREKVCGDGLTPRAVHQLIRMGVDISAPGWTRSRGMRWVAGEHRVHIDWPALGRYPDFGLSRSRHDFDDILAHHAVAAGARLYSGWKAERPLTDRAGRVAGVAAVSDSPEVPGPVGFRAPVVIAADGASARLALALGLERDPRRQIATAARRYYRSPDRSREEYLELWADLRFPDGGPYLPGYGWIFPMGDGRVNVGLGALPHRRHGKADLRATLDQWLARTPEEWGLREENAEGPVRSAALPLGFNRHPLYARGLLLVGDSGGMVSPWNGEGIGQALEAGEAAAETAALALAHPEGPRREQVLRGYPVEMNRRWGRYYRLGNAAADVVFSRSGFQPVLNRYVMNSPFLLNTLARLLTDLTDKPSRDVIDHVLNTAFRIVPAPRPGRAGGRLGRAAR; encoded by the coding sequence GTGGTCGTGGTGGGGGCGGGGCCGGCCGGCTCGTCGGCCGCCTACCACCTGGCCCGGGCGGGCGTGGACGTGGTCCTGCTGGAGAAGGCCCGCTTCCCCCGGGAGAAGGTGTGCGGCGACGGCCTCACCCCGCGCGCGGTGCACCAGCTGATCCGGATGGGCGTCGACATCTCCGCGCCGGGCTGGACGCGTTCGCGCGGGATGCGGTGGGTGGCCGGGGAGCACCGGGTGCACATCGACTGGCCCGCGCTGGGCCGCTACCCGGACTTCGGGCTCTCCCGCAGCCGCCATGACTTCGACGACATCCTGGCGCACCACGCCGTGGCGGCGGGGGCGCGGCTGTACAGCGGCTGGAAGGCGGAGCGGCCGCTGACGGACCGGGCGGGCCGGGTCGCGGGGGTCGCCGCGGTGTCCGACTCCCCGGAGGTACCGGGGCCCGTCGGCTTCCGCGCCCCGGTCGTGATCGCCGCCGACGGGGCCTCCGCACGGCTCGCCCTGGCCCTGGGTCTGGAGCGGGACCCCCGGCGGCAGATCGCCACGGCGGCCCGCCGCTACTACCGCAGCCCGGACCGCTCGCGGGAGGAGTACCTGGAGCTCTGGGCCGACCTCCGCTTCCCCGACGGGGGGCCGTACCTCCCCGGGTACGGCTGGATCTTCCCGATGGGCGACGGGCGGGTCAACGTGGGCCTCGGGGCGCTCCCCCACCGCCGGCACGGCAAGGCGGACCTGCGGGCCACCCTGGACCAGTGGCTGGCCCGGACCCCCGAGGAGTGGGGGCTGCGCGAGGAGAACGCCGAGGGCCCGGTCCGCAGCGCGGCGCTGCCGCTCGGCTTCAACCGCCATCCGCTGTACGCGCGCGGGCTCCTGCTGGTCGGCGACTCCGGCGGCATGGTCAGCCCGTGGAACGGCGAGGGCATCGGCCAGGCCCTGGAGGCGGGCGAGGCCGCCGCGGAGACCGCCGCGCTCGCCCTGGCCCACCCCGAGGGCCCACGGCGCGAACAGGTGCTGCGCGGCTACCCGGTGGAGATGAACCGCCGCTGGGGCCGCTACTACCGCCTCGGCAACGCGGCCGCCGACGTGGTCTTCAGCCGCTCGGGGTTCCAGCCCGTGCTCAACCGGTACGTCATGAACTCCCCGTTCCTCCTGAACACCCTGGCCCGGCTGCTCACCGACCTCACGGACAAGCCCTCGCGCGATGTGATCGACCATGTCCTCAACACCGCGTTCCGCATCGTCCCGGCGCCGCGCCCGGGACGCGCCGGCGGGCGGCTCGGGAGAGCAGCACGGTGA
- a CDS encoding twin-arginine translocase TatA/TatE family subunit, giving the protein MFGIGELTILLLVIVAVLAVKRLPDLVRSAGKAARILKSEKQAMKDEDGGPDRPSPRVIRGETTERETP; this is encoded by the coding sequence ATGTTCGGGATCGGCGAGCTCACTATCCTCCTCCTGGTGATCGTGGCGGTGCTGGCCGTGAAGAGGCTGCCCGATCTCGTGCGGTCGGCCGGAAAGGCCGCGCGCATCCTCAAGAGCGAGAAGCAGGCGATGAAGGACGAGGACGGCGGCCCCGACCGGCCGTCCCCCCGGGTGATCCGCGGGGAGACGACCGAGCGGGAAACGCCCTAA
- a CDS encoding TerD family protein: protein MGVSLAKGGNVSLTKEAPGLSAILVGLGWDVRTTTGADYDLDASALLCDEAGKVLSNEHFVFYNNLKSPDGSVEHTGDNLTGEGEGDDEIVKVDLSAVPGTVAKIVFPVSIHEAEGRGQSFGQVRNAYIRVVNQAGGAEIARYDLSEDASTETAMVFGELYRHGAEWKFRAVGQGYASGLSGIVADFGVAL from the coding sequence ATGGGCGTGAGCCTGGCCAAGGGCGGAAATGTCTCGCTGACCAAGGAGGCCCCGGGGCTGTCCGCGATCCTCGTCGGCCTCGGCTGGGACGTCCGTACGACCACCGGCGCCGACTACGACCTCGACGCGAGCGCGCTGCTCTGCGACGAGGCAGGCAAGGTCCTCTCCAACGAGCACTTCGTCTTCTACAACAACCTCAAGAGCCCGGACGGTTCGGTGGAGCACACCGGCGACAACCTCACCGGTGAGGGCGAGGGGGACGACGAGATCGTCAAGGTCGACCTCTCCGCGGTGCCGGGTACGGTCGCCAAGATCGTGTTCCCCGTCTCGATCCATGAGGCGGAGGGCCGCGGCCAGAGCTTCGGCCAGGTCCGCAACGCCTACATCCGTGTGGTGAACCAGGCGGGCGGCGCGGAGATCGCCCGCTACGACCTCAGCGAGGACGCGTCCACCGAGACGGCGATGGTCTTCGGCGAGCTGTACCGGCACGGCGCCGAGTGGAAGTTCCGTGCGGTGGGGCAGGGTTACGCCTCCGGGCTGAGCGGCATCGTCGCCGACTTCGGCGTGGCTCTCTGA
- a CDS encoding glutamine synthetase family protein, which yields MADRTPPLTVDELRSRVADGSTDTVVLAFPDMQGRLQGKRFAAGFFLDEVLEHGTEGCNYLLAVDTEMQTVDGYAMSSWENGYGDFGMVPDPATLRPVPWHEGTALLIADLAWHDGSPVVAAPRQILRRQLDRLAALGFTAQVGTELEFIVFRDSYEEAWDRDYRGLTPANQYNIDYSILGTGRIEPLLRRIRNEMQQAGLTVESAKGECNPGQHEIVFRYDEALTTCDQHAVYKTGAKEIAAQEGVSLTFMAKYDEREGNSCHIHLSLTDENGENVMAGDGPDGMSELMRHFLAGQLAALRDFSLLYAPNINSYKRFQPGSFAPTAVAWGVDNRTCALRVVGHGRSMRFENRLPGGDVNPHLAVAGLVAAGLYGVEHRLPLPEACTGNAYTAGYDEVPTTLREAAELWEASPIAKEAFGEEVVAHYLNMAKVELAAYDSAVTDWELRRSFERL from the coding sequence GTGGCAGACCGCACACCCCCGCTCACCGTCGACGAGCTCCGCTCACGCGTCGCGGACGGGTCGACAGACACTGTGGTGCTGGCCTTCCCCGATATGCAGGGCCGGCTCCAGGGGAAGCGGTTCGCAGCCGGGTTCTTCCTCGACGAGGTGCTGGAGCACGGTACCGAGGGCTGCAACTACCTGCTGGCCGTGGACACCGAGATGCAGACCGTCGACGGCTACGCGATGTCGTCGTGGGAGAACGGCTACGGCGACTTCGGCATGGTCCCCGACCCCGCCACGCTCCGCCCGGTCCCCTGGCACGAGGGCACCGCCCTCCTGATCGCCGACCTCGCCTGGCACGACGGCAGCCCGGTCGTGGCCGCGCCGCGCCAGATCCTGCGGCGCCAGCTGGACCGGCTGGCCGCGCTCGGCTTCACCGCACAGGTCGGCACGGAGCTGGAGTTCATCGTCTTCCGGGACAGTTACGAGGAGGCCTGGGACCGCGACTACCGCGGGCTGACCCCGGCCAACCAGTACAACATCGACTACTCGATCCTCGGCACGGGCCGCATCGAGCCGCTGCTGCGCCGCATCCGCAACGAGATGCAGCAGGCCGGGCTCACCGTCGAGTCCGCCAAGGGCGAGTGCAATCCCGGGCAGCACGAGATCGTCTTCCGTTACGACGAGGCACTGACCACCTGCGACCAGCACGCCGTCTACAAGACCGGCGCCAAGGAGATCGCGGCCCAGGAAGGTGTCTCGCTGACCTTCATGGCCAAGTACGACGAGCGCGAGGGCAACTCGTGCCACATCCACCTCTCGCTCACCGACGAGAACGGCGAGAACGTGATGGCGGGCGACGGGCCGGACGGCATGTCCGAGCTGATGCGCCACTTCCTGGCCGGCCAGCTCGCCGCCCTGCGCGACTTCTCGCTCCTCTACGCGCCCAACATCAACTCCTACAAACGCTTCCAGCCCGGCTCCTTCGCCCCCACCGCCGTCGCCTGGGGCGTGGACAACCGCACCTGCGCCCTGCGGGTCGTCGGCCACGGACGCTCCATGCGCTTCGAGAACCGGCTGCCCGGCGGTGACGTCAACCCTCACCTGGCCGTCGCCGGACTGGTCGCCGCCGGTCTCTACGGGGTGGAGCACCGGCTGCCGTTGCCGGAGGCGTGTACGGGCAACGCCTACACCGCCGGGTACGACGAGGTGCCGACGACCCTGCGTGAGGCCGCCGAACTGTGGGAGGCCAGCCCCATCGCGAAGGAGGCGTTCGGCGAGGAGGTCGTCGCGCACTACCTGAACATGGCGAAGGTCGAACTGGCCGCGTACGACTCCGCGGTGACCGACTGGGAGCTGCGCCGCTCCTTCGAACGCCTCTGA
- a CDS encoding TerD family protein gives MTINLSKGQQVSLTKSGGGELGVVRMGLGWKSAPRKGFLARLTARDIDLDASAVLFAGKDPQDVVFFQHLTSDDGSVQHTGDNRVGGAGEGGDDESIVVDLHRVPAHVDQIIFTVNSFTGQTFEEVEAAFCRLVDESTGQELARYTLTGGGRHTAQIMAKVQRAGSGWQMTAIGAAADGRTFQDLMPAVAQHL, from the coding sequence ATGACGATCAACCTCTCCAAGGGCCAGCAGGTCAGCCTCACCAAGTCCGGCGGCGGCGAACTCGGCGTCGTCCGGATGGGACTGGGCTGGAAGTCCGCGCCCCGCAAGGGCTTCCTGGCCCGGCTGACCGCCCGCGACATCGACCTGGACGCCTCGGCCGTGCTCTTCGCGGGCAAGGACCCCCAGGACGTCGTCTTCTTCCAGCACCTCACCAGCGACGACGGTTCGGTCCAGCACACCGGCGACAACCGGGTCGGCGGTGCGGGCGAGGGCGGTGACGACGAGTCCATCGTCGTCGACCTGCACCGCGTGCCCGCCCACGTCGACCAGATCATCTTCACGGTCAACTCGTTCACCGGACAGACCTTCGAGGAGGTCGAGGCCGCCTTCTGCCGGCTGGTCGACGAGAGCACCGGCCAGGAGCTGGCGCGGTACACCCTGACCGGCGGCGGGCGGCACACCGCGCAGATCATGGCCAAGGTCCAGCGGGCCGGTTCCGGGTGGCAGATGACCGCCATCGGGGCCGCGGCCGACGGGCGTACGTTCCAGGACCTGATGCCCGCCGTCGCGCAGCACCTGTAG
- a CDS encoding M56 family metallopeptidase, which produces MGVFVYLPLVLPLTALPIARLAEQNLHPRRAARLLTTVAVILASCSLICLALLVVVGTAQLPGNPLPDGWSDDEVREAVPHDAFAGKASILALVAVTMACGFTVHRHYRFRARAHRTLAGLPGGGDLAVLPDAVPYAYALPGSPGRVMVSTAMLAALDPAERTALLAHERAHLDGRHHRLLLATRLAGCVNPLLRPLRSALVYSTERWADEEAARATGDRRLTARAVGKAALISGPGPRAAAVAHFAAAGPVPRRVAALLGPVPPDRGWPPALTPAGAAAFVAAAGTTVSALSALNAAVALFLVLEAATTPL; this is translated from the coding sequence ATGGGCGTCTTCGTGTATCTGCCCCTGGTCCTGCCCCTGACCGCGTTGCCGATCGCGCGGCTGGCCGAGCAGAACCTGCACCCACGGAGAGCCGCGCGCCTGCTGACCACCGTCGCCGTGATCCTCGCCTCCTGCAGCCTGATCTGTCTCGCCCTGCTGGTGGTGGTCGGCACCGCGCAGCTGCCCGGCAACCCGCTGCCCGACGGCTGGTCCGACGATGAGGTGCGGGAAGCCGTGCCGCACGACGCCTTCGCCGGCAAGGCCTCCATCCTGGCGCTCGTCGCCGTCACGATGGCCTGCGGCTTCACCGTCCACCGCCACTACCGCTTCCGCGCCCGCGCCCACCGCACGCTCGCCGGCCTGCCGGGCGGCGGCGACCTGGCCGTCCTGCCCGACGCGGTGCCGTACGCCTACGCGCTCCCCGGCTCGCCGGGCCGGGTCATGGTCTCCACAGCCATGCTCGCCGCCCTCGACCCGGCGGAGCGCACCGCGCTGCTCGCCCACGAACGGGCCCACCTGGACGGCCGCCACCACCGGCTGCTGCTCGCGACCCGGCTGGCCGGGTGCGTCAATCCGTTGCTGCGGCCCCTTCGGTCGGCCCTCGTCTACTCCACCGAGCGCTGGGCGGACGAGGAGGCGGCCCGGGCCACCGGCGACCGCCGGCTGACGGCCCGCGCGGTCGGCAAGGCGGCGCTCATCTCCGGCCCGGGCCCCCGGGCCGCCGCTGTCGCCCACTTCGCCGCCGCGGGCCCGGTGCCCCGCCGGGTGGCCGCCCTGCTGGGCCCGGTGCCACCGGACCGGGGCTGGCCGCCCGCGCTCACCCCGGCCGGTGCCGCCGCGTTCGTCGCCGCCGCCGGGACGACCGTCTCCGCGCTCTCCGCGCTCAACGCCGCCGTCGCGCTCTTCCTCGTGCTGGAGGCGGCGACGACACCGCTGTGA
- a CDS encoding DNA polymerase ligase N-terminal domain-containing protein, whose protein sequence is MRNDGVPRPRFDGVPRPSFVVQIHDARRMHFDFRLEVDGVLKSWAVPRGPSENPSDRRLAVETEDHPLEYREFEGVIPRGESGSGTVIVWDQGTYEPLGHDREGDAVPFAESLALGHATFWLHGSKLHGEFALTRFRVGDEPGSGGQEAWLLIKADDRLAVRDRPGSPDPYHARSARTGRTLHQVAVAARGDGS, encoded by the coding sequence ATGCGGAACGACGGCGTACCGCGGCCCCGTTTCGACGGCGTACCGCGACCCTCTTTCGTCGTGCAGATCCATGACGCGCGGCGCATGCACTTCGACTTCCGCCTGGAGGTCGACGGCGTACTCAAATCCTGGGCGGTCCCCCGCGGCCCCTCGGAGAACCCCAGCGACCGGCGCCTGGCCGTGGAGACGGAGGACCACCCGCTGGAGTACCGCGAGTTCGAAGGGGTCATCCCGCGGGGCGAGTCCGGCAGCGGCACGGTCATCGTCTGGGACCAGGGCACCTACGAACCGCTCGGCCACGACCGGGAGGGCGACGCCGTCCCCTTCGCGGAGTCGCTGGCGCTCGGCCATGCCACGTTCTGGCTCCACGGGTCCAAGCTGCACGGCGAGTTCGCGCTCACCCGGTTCCGGGTGGGCGACGAGCCGGGGAGCGGCGGCCAGGAGGCATGGCTGCTGATCAAGGCCGACGACCGCCTCGCCGTACGCGACCGCCCCGGCTCGCCGGACCCTTACCACGCCCGCTCAGCCCGTACGGGACGGACCCTGCACCAGGTCGCTGTGGCCGCGCGGGGGGACGGGAGCTGA
- a CDS encoding hemolysin family protein gives MTAALLGLLAVFVLTAGTGYFVAQEFAYVSADRLTLSREAAAGDKRAARAVKVLERLSFMLSGAQLGITVTGLIVGFLAEPSVSALLKPALDGTGLPGGVVSAISVTLSFVVATVIQMVLGELAPKNLALAVPERLAKSLAASTLIYLRIVGPVIHVFDSAANRLLRRLGIEPVEELHHGATLEELGHLIGESHEQGELPAATAELVDHALEFSERTLGEVMVPRADVAFVRRDAMALEAVQLIARHGHSNYPVLGDHPDDPAGVLGVRELMGLPADGLDRATAGELARRPLLLPEILKLPAAVAQMRERDDEFAVVLDEHGGVAGIVTYEDIAEELVGEIADESDAVDEPAVADGSGWVVDAGRRLDEIEEATGIGLPEEGDYDTLAGLIIDRLGRFPTVGDHLTVSGVRITVRTLDRHVAEYVRIEQEPQT, from the coding sequence ATGACCGCCGCACTGCTCGGCCTCCTGGCGGTGTTCGTCCTGACCGCCGGCACGGGCTACTTCGTGGCGCAGGAGTTCGCCTATGTGTCCGCCGACCGCCTGACCCTCTCCCGGGAGGCCGCGGCCGGTGACAAGCGGGCCGCCAGGGCCGTGAAGGTCCTGGAGCGGCTCTCCTTCATGCTCTCCGGCGCCCAGCTCGGCATCACCGTCACCGGCCTGATCGTCGGCTTCCTCGCGGAACCGTCCGTCTCCGCACTGCTGAAGCCGGCGCTGGACGGCACCGGCCTCCCCGGCGGAGTGGTCTCGGCGATCTCCGTGACGCTCTCGTTCGTCGTGGCGACCGTCATCCAGATGGTGCTCGGCGAACTCGCCCCCAAGAACCTCGCCCTCGCCGTACCGGAGCGGCTGGCGAAGTCCCTGGCCGCCTCCACGCTCATCTATCTGCGGATCGTCGGCCCGGTCATCCATGTCTTCGACAGCGCGGCCAACCGGCTGCTGCGCCGCCTCGGCATCGAACCGGTCGAGGAGCTCCACCACGGCGCCACGCTGGAGGAGCTCGGCCATCTGATCGGCGAGTCCCACGAGCAGGGCGAGCTGCCCGCCGCCACGGCCGAACTCGTCGATCACGCACTGGAGTTCTCCGAGCGCACGCTGGGCGAGGTCATGGTGCCGCGTGCCGATGTCGCCTTCGTGCGCCGCGACGCCATGGCGCTGGAAGCCGTCCAGCTGATCGCTCGCCACGGCCACTCGAACTACCCCGTGCTCGGCGACCACCCCGACGACCCGGCCGGAGTGCTGGGCGTACGGGAGCTGATGGGGCTGCCCGCCGACGGTCTCGACCGCGCCACGGCCGGGGAGCTGGCCCGCCGTCCGCTTCTGCTGCCGGAGATCCTGAAGCTCCCGGCGGCGGTCGCGCAGATGCGTGAGCGGGACGACGAGTTCGCCGTCGTGCTGGACGAGCACGGCGGTGTCGCGGGCATCGTCACGTACGAGGACATCGCCGAGGAGCTGGTCGGGGAGATCGCCGACGAGTCCGACGCGGTCGACGAACCCGCGGTCGCCGACGGGTCCGGCTGGGTGGTGGACGCGGGGCGCCGTCTCGACGAGATCGAGGAGGCCACCGGCATCGGGCTGCCCGAGGAGGGCGACTACGACACCCTCGCCGGACTGATCATCGACCGGCTCGGCCGCTTCCCCACGGTCGGGGACCACCTCACCGTCTCCGGCGTGCGGATCACGGTCCGCACGCTCGACCGGCACGTGGCCGAGTACGTCCGCATCGAACAGGAGCCGCAGACATGA
- a CDS encoding hemolysin family protein: MSFPMALFVTVLLLIGSGFFVAAEFALVAAKRHRMEQAVLAGQRGAKAALAGMRELSLMLAGAQLGITICTLGLGSVSKPAISHELDPLLERLGLPAGLSYGIAFALAMVVVVFLHMVVGEMAPKSWAIAHPERSAMLLSPAFRAVVKLVRPLIRVLNAVSNALVRLCRVTPRDELTSVHNRDQLTHLIEESERLGLISKGDSGLVTRSLTEPQTPVAELRIPVERIVTVPADADLDRILAVASGAGRTRLLVTEGERVLGSVHARDALVARAGGRDVQARALARPVPELAPDETAAHAVERLRERRATIAVVRDEQGRLSGLVSLDDLLARLLHPSTTP, from the coding sequence ATGAGCTTCCCCATGGCGCTCTTCGTCACCGTTCTGCTGCTGATCGGCAGCGGCTTCTTCGTCGCCGCCGAGTTCGCCCTGGTCGCCGCCAAGCGGCACCGCATGGAACAGGCGGTCCTCGCCGGGCAGCGCGGCGCCAAGGCGGCCCTCGCCGGGATGCGCGAGCTGTCCCTGATGCTGGCGGGCGCCCAGCTCGGCATCACCATCTGCACCCTGGGCCTGGGTTCCGTCTCCAAGCCCGCCATCTCGCACGAGCTGGACCCGCTCCTGGAGCGGCTCGGCCTGCCCGCCGGGCTGAGCTACGGCATCGCCTTCGCCCTGGCGATGGTCGTCGTGGTCTTCCTGCACATGGTGGTCGGTGAGATGGCGCCCAAGTCCTGGGCCATCGCGCACCCGGAGCGCTCCGCGATGCTCCTGAGCCCGGCGTTCCGCGCCGTGGTCAAGCTCGTACGCCCGCTGATCCGGGTGCTCAACGCGGTCAGCAACGCGCTGGTGCGGCTCTGCCGGGTGACTCCGCGCGACGAGCTGACCTCCGTGCACAACCGCGACCAGCTGACGCACCTGATCGAGGAGTCCGAGCGCCTCGGACTGATCAGCAAGGGTGATTCAGGACTGGTGACGCGGTCGCTGACCGAACCGCAGACTCCGGTGGCCGAACTCCGCATCCCCGTGGAGCGGATCGTGACCGTACCGGCGGACGCGGACCTCGACCGGATCCTCGCCGTCGCCTCCGGAGCCGGCCGCACCCGTCTGCTCGTCACGGAGGGGGAGCGGGTGCTCGGATCCGTCCACGCCCGCGACGCCCTGGTCGCCCGGGCCGGGGGCCGGGACGTGCAGGCTCGCGCACTGGCCCGTCCGGTGCCCGAACTGGCGCCGGACGAGACGGCCGCCCACGCGGTGGAGCGGTTGCGTGAACGCCGCGCGACGATCGCCGTCGTACGCGACGAGCAGGGCCGGCTCTCCGGACTGGTCAGCCTGGACGATCTCCTCGCCCGGCTGCTCCACCCGTCGACGACGCCTTAG
- a CDS encoding FadR/GntR family transcriptional regulator has product MAEGTPEAVEAAGGEAAEPGSGPLASVLRPVRAGNGFEETLEQVLQLLRLGLVPPGDRLPAERELAQHLGVSRVTLRDVLKVLQDQGMVESRRGRYGGTFVLPRAATADGSDELRRRVAAVDVEDTLRFREVLEAGAAGLCAGGLPADGADRLRAALEATQGARLEDYRRQDTLLHLTLAELSGSRSLAARYASVRATLNELLDCIPLLVRNLEHSQQQHAAVVGAVLDRDPEKARAMMREHCAGTAALLRGFLA; this is encoded by the coding sequence GTGGCGGAAGGCACCCCGGAGGCCGTCGAGGCGGCGGGCGGGGAGGCGGCCGAGCCCGGCTCCGGTCCGCTCGCCTCCGTCCTGCGCCCCGTCCGCGCGGGCAACGGCTTCGAGGAGACCCTGGAGCAGGTGCTGCAACTGCTCCGCCTCGGCCTGGTCCCGCCAGGCGACCGGCTGCCCGCCGAACGCGAGCTCGCCCAGCACCTGGGCGTCAGCCGGGTGACCCTGCGCGATGTGCTCAAGGTCCTCCAGGACCAGGGCATGGTGGAGAGCCGGCGCGGCCGCTACGGCGGAACGTTCGTCCTGCCGCGCGCCGCCACCGCCGACGGCAGCGACGAACTGCGGCGCCGGGTGGCGGCCGTCGACGTGGAGGACACGCTGCGCTTCCGCGAGGTGCTGGAGGCCGGGGCCGCCGGGCTCTGCGCCGGCGGACTCCCGGCCGACGGCGCCGACCGGCTGCGGGCGGCCCTGGAGGCCACCCAGGGCGCCCGGCTGGAGGACTACCGCCGCCAGGACACCCTGCTCCACCTCACCCTCGCCGAACTCTCCGGCTCCCGCTCGCTCGCCGCCCGGTACGCCTCCGTACGCGCCACCCTCAACGAACTCCTCGACTGCATCCCGCTGCTGGTGCGCAACCTGGAGCACTCCCAGCAGCAGCACGCCGCTGTCGTGGGGGCCGTACTCGACCGGGACCCGGAGAAGGCGCGCGCGATGATGCGCGAACACTGCGCCGGTACGGCGGCGCTGCTGCGCGGTTTCCTGGCCTGA